The following proteins are co-located in the Rhodothermaceae bacterium genome:
- a CDS encoding DUF721 domain-containing protein, producing the protein MESKKKETPLALSDLVNVAIDDLGIRDDIDEAQAVKVWHDLAGPVIAKVTERVWTRRGRMYVELNSGTWRQELHMHRVQWRDRLNEALGKRIIHEIIFQ; encoded by the coding sequence ATGGAGTCGAAGAAAAAAGAAACTCCGCTCGCGCTTTCTGACCTGGTCAATGTCGCAATTGACGATCTTGGCATAAGGGACGACATCGACGAAGCACAGGCCGTCAAGGTCTGGCATGATCTTGCAGGCCCGGTTATTGCCAAGGTCACCGAACGTGTCTGGACGCGTCGAGGGAGAATGTATGTTGAATTAAACTCAGGCACATGGCGGCAGGAACTGCATATGCATCGTGTACAGTGGCGTGACCGGCTGAATGAGGCATTGGGTAAGCGTATCATCCATGAAATTATTTTCCAATAA
- a CDS encoding M23 family metallopeptidase has protein sequence MRHWVSVSSMKLFSNKSFRNISIIRALHEFVVFWRDIFWKTGTQPRIIVWKGRRGQARSYREFRPKRFRLRSISLVALFIYTSAVTGFALFLFWRGLIPGLNIQELHERTVSISLRLQEVEDSLNAQTQYLSNLQRLLSGDTNSLLTDSALPTDLPGTSLQDAAGSLPAPVSILAGSDQWPAMPVIAGDPAGEIPLTSSSNYLASLQLPALPPVQGLVTRGFNAKEGHYAVDIATSEGTMVRCIGDGYVIFSDWTYEGGHTIAVQHTGGYVSVYKHNQRLLKQVGDRVRARESIAVSGNSGEYSSGPHLHFELWNNGLAQNPANYLIGY, from the coding sequence ATGAGGCATTGGGTAAGCGTATCATCCATGAAATTATTTTCCAATAAGTCCTTCAGGAACATCTCGATCATACGCGCCCTGCATGAATTTGTGGTTTTCTGGCGGGATATCTTCTGGAAAACCGGCACACAACCACGCATCATCGTCTGGAAAGGTCGCAGAGGCCAGGCCAGGTCCTATCGTGAGTTCCGTCCAAAACGGTTCCGTCTTCGCTCCATATCCCTTGTCGCACTGTTTATCTATACCTCCGCAGTGACGGGATTTGCACTCTTTTTGTTCTGGCGTGGACTGATCCCCGGCCTCAACATCCAGGAACTCCATGAACGCACTGTTTCGATCTCTCTGCGATTGCAGGAAGTCGAAGACTCCCTCAACGCGCAGACCCAATATCTTTCCAATCTTCAACGTCTGTTGTCCGGGGATACGAACTCTCTGCTCACGGATTCCGCTTTACCGACAGACCTGCCCGGCACTTCGCTTCAGGACGCAGCCGGCTCGCTTCCAGCCCCAGTCTCCATCTTGGCAGGGAGCGATCAGTGGCCAGCCATGCCGGTCATCGCCGGTGACCCTGCTGGAGAGATTCCTCTTACATCTTCAAGCAATTATCTGGCAAGCCTACAATTGCCCGCACTGCCACCGGTGCAAGGGTTAGTCACGCGTGGCTTTAACGCCAAAGAAGGACACTATGCGGTTGACATCGCAACGAGCGAAGGGACGATGGTACGCTGTATCGGTGATGGATACGTTATCTTCTCGGACTGGACCTATGAGGGAGGTCATACGATTGCCGTCCAACATACCGGCGGGTACGTTTCCGTCTATAAGCATAACCAACGTCTTCTGAAACAGGTCGGAGACCGGGTCCGGGCTCGGGAGAGCATTGCAGTCAGCGGAAATTCAGGGGAGTATTCTTCGGGGCCCCACCTTCACTTTGAACTGTGGAACAATGGTCTGGCACAAAACCCTGCCAACTATCTGATCGGCTATTAA
- a CDS encoding polymer-forming cytoskeletal protein: MLQKKNPLPSGLKESISAANLNIISGGTDIKGSLESTSDTRLAGRLEGSMQIEGTVVITENGIVDGSIHAENINVSGSTVGDLVATKKVLLTDTARVKGTIYAERLVVEEGAIFNGECQMGHKSEAISSKFVATSNGADEQLAERLA; the protein is encoded by the coding sequence ATGTTGCAAAAGAAAAACCCCCTTCCCTCAGGATTAAAAGAGTCCATAAGTGCTGCAAATTTAAATATCATTTCAGGTGGGACCGACATCAAAGGCTCCTTGGAATCCACCTCTGATACGCGGCTTGCAGGCAGGCTTGAGGGAAGTATGCAGATTGAGGGAACAGTCGTTATCACTGAAAACGGGATTGTGGACGGATCTATCCACGCGGAGAACATCAATGTATCCGGTTCAACAGTGGGAGACCTTGTTGCTACGAAGAAGGTGCTGTTGACCGACACTGCGAGAGTCAAGGGAACCATCTATGCGGAACGACTGGTTGTTGAAGAGGGAGCCATCTTTAACGGTGAATGTCAGATGGGACACAAGTCCGAGGCGATTTCATCCAAGTTCGTGGCAACATCCAATGGGGCAGATGAGCAGTTGGCAGAGCGGCTTGCGTGA
- a CDS encoding AtpZ/AtpI family protein: MSSWQSGLRDASPYLSLGMQLGMTMAVFAVGGYLLDRLLGTTPWLILVCSVIGMVCVFVRLIRIANHRE, translated from the coding sequence ATGAGCAGTTGGCAGAGCGGCTTGCGTGACGCCTCACCCTACCTCAGCCTCGGCATGCAGTTGGGCATGACCATGGCTGTATTTGCAGTCGGCGGCTATCTCTTGGACCGACTTCTCGGAACCACCCCATGGCTTATCCTGGTGTGTTCTGTCATCGGGATGGTTTGTGTGTTTGTGCGGTTGATCCGTATCGCGAATCATCGTGAATAG
- the atpB gene encoding F0F1 ATP synthase subunit A, with the protein MRPVRLLTYLLCLSVLWIPLTASAAEDGEFDPVHHTADAYYLDFLPIGKVELPRILILRSESTGYYVRVYRTTKSALRSGELEAKIETEEGTKTMSGQDSLQVLIAEGKHLDAKLSPVEGNTIVLDLSVTKHLVFALLASGILLAIFVQLANRYKRGIGRTSAPQGLVHNLFETLVIFVRDDIAIPNLGKEHHQRFLPYLLTAFFFILTCNLLGLVPFGATATSNLNITAVLAAFTFILTQVNGSRDHWRHVFWPPGMPVPVKLLLIPTEIMGLFTKPVALAIRLFANLTAGHLVILSLIGMIFTFTNLFGEAVGYGVVPVSLGFTLFVMCLEILIAFIQAYIFTILSALFIGMAIAEHSHSEAH; encoded by the coding sequence ATGCGTCCAGTACGCCTTTTGACTTACTTATTGTGCTTGAGCGTACTTTGGATACCCTTGACTGCCTCGGCTGCCGAGGACGGGGAATTTGATCCGGTTCACCATACTGCAGACGCATATTACCTTGACTTCCTGCCCATTGGTAAGGTGGAATTACCTCGGATTTTGATCCTCCGCAGTGAGTCGACCGGCTACTACGTACGTGTATACCGAACAACAAAAAGTGCTCTTCGCTCCGGCGAATTGGAGGCCAAGATTGAGACGGAGGAGGGTACCAAGACCATGTCAGGGCAGGACAGCCTCCAGGTATTGATCGCTGAGGGGAAACATCTGGACGCCAAACTTAGCCCTGTCGAGGGGAATACGATAGTCCTCGATTTATCGGTGACCAAGCATCTGGTATTTGCCCTACTCGCATCAGGGATTTTACTGGCCATCTTTGTGCAGTTGGCAAACCGGTATAAACGAGGCATAGGGCGCACCAGTGCTCCCCAAGGGCTCGTACACAACCTGTTTGAAACCCTGGTCATTTTTGTTCGGGACGACATCGCGATCCCCAACCTCGGCAAGGAGCATCACCAGCGCTTTTTACCGTATCTATTGACAGCGTTTTTCTTTATCCTGACCTGTAACCTGTTGGGGCTCGTGCCGTTTGGTGCAACCGCGACCTCCAACCTGAACATTACAGCAGTTCTGGCCGCGTTTACATTCATATTGACGCAGGTCAACGGATCCAGAGATCATTGGCGGCATGTATTTTGGCCTCCGGGAATGCCAGTTCCAGTCAAACTTCTTTTGATCCCAACCGAAATCATGGGGCTTTTCACCAAACCGGTTGCACTTGCGATTCGGCTTTTTGCGAATCTCACCGCCGGCCACCTGGTAATTCTCAGCCTCATTGGTATGATTTTTACGTTCACTAATCTATTTGGGGAGGCCGTTGGCTACGGTGTCGTACCAGTCAGCCTAGGCTTCACCTTATTTGTGATGTGTCTTGAAATACTCATTGCATTTATTCAAGCCTATATCTTCACTATCCTGTCCGCACTGTTCATTGGGATGGCAATTGCCGAACATTCGCACAGTGAGGCTCATTAA
- the atpE gene encoding ATP synthase F0 subunit C, with product MESLDLALAYLGAGLGAGLVAIGTGLGIGRLAGPAMEGTARQPEATNDIRTSMIIAAALIEGVALFGLVISFILAFK from the coding sequence ATGGAATCACTTGATCTTGCTCTTGCATACCTCGGTGCCGGTCTCGGCGCCGGCCTCGTTGCTATTGGAACCGGACTCGGCATTGGTCGACTAGCCGGACCAGCTATGGAGGGCACTGCCCGTCAGCCCGAGGCAACCAACGACATCCGAACCAGCATGATTATCGCGGCCGCCCTTATTGAAGGGGTTGCGCTGTTCGGATTAGTCATCTCCTTTATCCTTGCCTTTAAGTAG
- the atpF gene encoding F0F1 ATP synthase subunit B: MALAANLLSANVGLVVWLTVVFLALLLLLKRYAWGPITTALSEREETIAASINRAEEALAESKRLQETNQQARREAERDAQRLLREAREEAQRIRDQEVQRTREEIAASREQAQEEIERDKERALQELRSEVADLAILAAGKVLQENLDTSRQRALVDNFIDGLTTTEKNQQPPFQA, translated from the coding sequence ATGGCGCTCGCCGCAAATCTACTGAGTGCGAATGTCGGTCTGGTCGTCTGGCTGACAGTGGTATTTCTGGCCCTTTTGCTCCTACTTAAGCGGTATGCATGGGGGCCGATCACCACGGCTTTGTCTGAGCGTGAGGAAACTATTGCAGCTTCTATAAACCGGGCCGAGGAAGCTCTTGCAGAAAGCAAGCGCTTACAGGAAACCAACCAACAGGCTCGACGCGAGGCAGAACGGGACGCACAGCGACTGCTTCGTGAAGCACGCGAAGAGGCTCAGCGAATTCGGGATCAGGAGGTGCAGCGTACCCGCGAAGAGATTGCCGCCTCGCGTGAACAGGCCCAAGAAGAGATTGAACGGGACAAGGAACGCGCTCTGCAGGAGCTTCGAAGTGAAGTTGCTGACTTGGCCATCCTTGCCGCTGGAAAGGTGCTCCAGGAGAACCTGGATACCTCACGCCAGCGTGCGCTCGTTGACAATTTTATTGACGGTCTGACTACGACCGAAAAAAACCAGCAGCCTCCCTTTCAGGCATGA
- the atpH gene encoding ATP synthase F1 subunit delta, which translates to MTSSVVAQRYAQALFNETTTVSSVTDDVALLIQTLSNSSELERCLKSPVIPRHKKSAILQTLFAEYVHAVTLRFLQMLVQRGREPLLSTILDRFLVLSDESQGITPVHARVYSELSEDEQARLQSVLSTRLNRTVRLQVTEDPALMGGIVLEIGDTVYDGSVQHQLSLLQGRLHVQA; encoded by the coding sequence ATGACCTCTTCCGTGGTTGCCCAGCGCTACGCACAGGCGCTCTTCAACGAGACTACAACAGTCTCCTCGGTCACTGATGATGTGGCTCTGCTCATCCAGACTTTGAGCAATTCTTCTGAGTTGGAACGGTGCCTGAAAAGCCCTGTAATCCCCCGGCACAAGAAATCTGCTATCCTGCAAACCCTGTTTGCTGAGTATGTCCACGCGGTGACACTGCGTTTTCTGCAGATGCTGGTTCAGCGAGGCAGAGAACCGCTGCTCAGTACAATCCTGGACCGGTTTCTGGTCCTGAGTGACGAGTCGCAGGGAATCACTCCGGTGCACGCCCGTGTCTATTCGGAATTGTCCGAGGATGAGCAGGCCCGCCTGCAAAGCGTTCTGAGTACGCGACTAAACCGTACCGTGCGGCTTCAGGTGACGGAAGATCCAGCTCTGATGGGTGGGATTGTGTTGGAAATTGGAGATACGGTGTATGACGGGAGTGTGCAGCATCAACTCTCGCTGCTCCAGGGGCGCCTGCATGTACAGGCCTAA
- a CDS encoding F0F1 ATP synthase subunit alpha, translated as MTTAIRPDEVTALLRQELGGFESTTDIYEVGTVLQVGDGIARIYGLSQVQAGELIVFPERDVTGMILNLEEDSVGAVLFGEVQEVKEGDQARRTRRIASIQMRESMLGRVIDPLGNVLDGKGALTGDTWEMPLERKAPGVIYRQPVSEPLITGIKAIDSMIPIGRGQRELVIGDRQTGKTAVLIDTIISQRSTHETDAPVYCIYVAIGQKASTVAQVARALEENDAMEYTVIVNAPASVAAPLQFIAPFAGACIGEYFRDTGRHALVIYDDLSKQAVAYRQVSLLLRRPPGREAYPGDVFYLHSRLLERAAKITASQEIASQMNDLPDSLKDKVQGGGSLTALPVIETQAGAVDAYIPTNVISITDGQIYLEPDLFNAGIRPAINVGISVSRVGGSAQIKAMKSAAGMLRLDLAQYRELEAFSKFGSDLDPATQRQLRRGECLVELLKQGQFAPVPVEEQVAVIFIGSEGLLDTVAVSDIDQFEVELLENLRVRAADALASIRDTGALTDEAKEAFRQEAKRLVELYAAKA; from the coding sequence ATGACAACAGCTATACGACCAGATGAAGTCACAGCACTCCTCCGGCAGGAGCTCGGTGGCTTTGAGTCTACTACGGATATATATGAAGTGGGCACTGTCCTACAGGTAGGAGACGGCATCGCCCGGATCTACGGTCTGTCACAGGTACAGGCTGGAGAATTGATTGTGTTCCCTGAACGCGATGTGACCGGCATGATCCTGAACCTGGAAGAGGACAGTGTAGGGGCGGTTCTCTTTGGAGAGGTGCAGGAAGTCAAAGAGGGCGATCAGGCGCGTCGAACCCGCCGGATCGCGTCCATCCAGATGAGAGAAAGCATGTTGGGACGGGTCATCGATCCACTTGGAAACGTGCTCGATGGAAAGGGTGCGCTCACCGGCGATACCTGGGAAATGCCCCTTGAACGCAAAGCACCCGGCGTCATTTATCGCCAACCCGTATCCGAACCCCTCATAACCGGAATCAAGGCGATTGACTCCATGATCCCGATCGGCCGTGGACAGCGGGAATTGGTGATCGGTGACCGGCAAACGGGCAAAACTGCTGTGTTGATTGATACGATCATCAGTCAGCGTTCCACCCATGAGACCGACGCACCGGTCTACTGCATCTATGTTGCGATTGGGCAAAAAGCTTCTACAGTTGCACAGGTTGCCCGCGCGCTGGAGGAAAATGACGCAATGGAATACACGGTGATCGTGAATGCACCGGCTTCGGTTGCCGCTCCACTCCAGTTTATTGCACCGTTTGCTGGTGCCTGCATCGGTGAATATTTTCGGGACACGGGGCGCCACGCGCTGGTCATTTATGATGATTTGTCCAAGCAGGCCGTGGCGTACCGGCAGGTTTCTCTTTTGCTGCGGCGTCCGCCTGGGCGTGAGGCCTACCCGGGAGATGTATTCTACCTCCACAGCCGCCTTCTAGAGCGTGCAGCCAAGATCACAGCAAGTCAGGAGATCGCATCACAAATGAACGATCTGCCTGATTCGCTAAAGGACAAGGTCCAAGGAGGGGGGTCTCTGACGGCGCTGCCTGTCATCGAAACGCAGGCTGGAGCCGTCGATGCATACATCCCGACCAATGTAATTTCCATTACGGACGGGCAGATTTACCTGGAACCCGACCTGTTCAATGCGGGCATCCGCCCGGCGATTAACGTGGGGATTTCTGTGAGCCGTGTCGGTGGCAGTGCACAGATCAAAGCAATGAAATCTGCTGCAGGGATGCTGCGGTTGGATCTGGCCCAATACCGGGAATTGGAAGCATTCTCAAAATTCGGATCCGATCTTGATCCTGCGACACAGCGACAACTGCGACGCGGTGAGTGCCTTGTGGAATTACTCAAACAGGGACAATTCGCACCTGTACCTGTCGAAGAGCAGGTTGCCGTAATCTTTATTGGCAGTGAAGGCCTCCTCGATACAGTGGCTGTGTCTGACATTGATCAGTTCGAGGTAGAGCTCCTTGAAAACCTTAGAGTTCGTGCCGCGGATGCCCTTGCCAGCATTCGGGACACCGGCGCGTTGACCGATGAAGCCAAAGAGGCGTTCCGCCAAGAGGCAAAACGACTTGTTGAACTTTACGCTGCAAAAGCTTGA